A genomic region of Runella rosea contains the following coding sequences:
- a CDS encoding MFS transporter, which produces MINKARLFNGSCFALITTAFSFSIRAGILAQLGTEFNLTAEQLGFINSMWFLGFPLAMIIGGLVYHTVGPKKIMMIAFVSHALGIILTIYSGGYTGLLISTFLIGLGNGCTEAACNPMIADTYSGAEMSKMLNRFHMWFPGGIVVGSLISKFMTDANTGWQAQIWLIMVPTLIYAYLFWGQAFPKPKTEGVTSLGENLKAMATPLYIFMFCCMALTAISEFGPQQWTGLIMSKSGASPMLILALVTGLMAVIRYFAGPIVAKFGQQGVLLGSAVLATIGVYLFSTQTGTMAYVSAVFFAMGVALFWPNMIGFIAEKVPLSGALGMSILGGVGMFSTSIFQPIIGQWIDDARAEKTALGLTGDEMELAAGQATLSTMAIFPAVLIVAFAILYFWTRNYKAETSATAAAH; this is translated from the coding sequence ATGATCAACAAAGCAAGACTTTTTAACGGAAGCTGTTTTGCGCTAATAACAACAGCTTTTTCATTCAGTATCCGGGCTGGAATTCTGGCACAATTAGGAACAGAGTTTAATTTAACTGCTGAGCAACTCGGTTTCATCAACTCTATGTGGTTTTTGGGCTTTCCCTTGGCCATGATTATCGGTGGACTTGTGTATCACACCGTGGGTCCCAAGAAAATCATGATGATTGCGTTTGTTTCTCACGCTTTAGGCATCATTTTGACCATTTATTCGGGAGGCTACACGGGCCTTTTGATTTCTACATTCTTAATCGGATTAGGTAATGGCTGTACAGAAGCAGCTTGTAACCCAATGATTGCCGACACTTATTCTGGTGCCGAAATGAGTAAAATGTTAAACCGTTTCCACATGTGGTTCCCTGGTGGAATTGTGGTTGGTAGTTTAATATCAAAATTCATGACCGATGCCAACACTGGCTGGCAGGCACAAATTTGGTTGATCATGGTTCCAACCTTGATTTATGCTTATTTGTTTTGGGGTCAGGCGTTTCCAAAACCCAAAACCGAAGGTGTTACGTCGTTGGGTGAAAACCTAAAAGCAATGGCTACTCCGTTGTATATCTTCATGTTCTGCTGCATGGCCTTAACCGCAATCTCAGAATTTGGACCTCAACAATGGACTGGCTTAATTATGAGTAAATCAGGGGCAAGCCCAATGTTGATCTTGGCTTTGGTAACAGGACTCATGGCCGTAATCAGGTATTTTGCAGGGCCGATTGTTGCCAAGTTTGGCCAACAAGGTGTACTGTTGGGTTCAGCAGTTTTGGCAACCATTGGTGTATATTTATTCAGTACTCAAACAGGGACAATGGCTTATGTATCTGCCGTGTTTTTTGCCATGGGTGTGGCATTATTTTGGCCTAACATGATTGGTTTTATTGCCGAAAAAGTACCTCTAAGTGGTGCCCTTGGAATGTCCATTCTTGGTGGCGTAGGTATGTTTTCAACTTCTATCTTCCAGCCTATTATCGGACAATGGATTGATGACGCCCGTGCCGAAAAAACGGCGCTTGGCTTAACTGGAGATGAAATGGAGTTAGCCGCGGGTCAGGCTACGCTCAGCACCATGGCTATTTTCCCAGCGGTTTTGATTGTTGCATTTGCCATTTTGTATTTCTGGACGCGCAACTACAAAGCAGAAACATCTGCTACCGCTGCCGCGCACTAA